The following proteins are encoded in a genomic region of Alistipes shahii WAL 8301:
- a CDS encoding RteC domain-containing protein, whose protein sequence is MPAKSQMQTDLLIALLDIEIEMCVFMFNNNLPVMQAADEILPVFHWTEQKSDLVELVRGVFEKGSVDRGKAQLKELMRGIGILFRVDLSNHANIFLSIRNRKGERAEYLKQIYDSLTDKMDEMDK, encoded by the coding sequence GTGCCTGCTAAATCACAAATGCAGACCGATTTATTGATTGCGTTACTCGATATTGAGATTGAAATGTGCGTGTTCATGTTCAATAATAATTTGCCAGTAATGCAGGCCGCAGATGAAATTTTACCTGTATTTCATTGGACCGAGCAGAAAAGCGACTTGGTAGAATTGGTTCGGGGTGTTTTTGAAAAAGGGTCGGTAGACAGAGGAAAAGCACAACTTAAAGAATTAATGCGTGGCATTGGCATTTTATTCCGTGTTGATTTATCGAACCATGCCAATATCTTTTTGTCGATTCGCAACCGTAAAGGAGAGCGGGCAGAATACCTGAAACAAATCTATGATTCGCTGACGGATAAAATGGATGAAATGGATAAATAG
- a CDS encoding lipocalin family protein: MKKYIYSLFAAVLFLFSAGCSKDDDGSKNIDSGVVGEWHQTKWSNEAYADFDVYVEFQSDGTFNIFQKVETPTFVCYSGDFAVNGAQLSGRYRDGEPWGASYAFELSGDGKTLTMISQTDKAEESVYTRTAIPEEVRNAPEVRSALSGALLRIF; the protein is encoded by the coding sequence ATGAAAAAATATATTTATTCCCTGTTTGCGGCTGTTTTGTTCCTGTTTTCAGCCGGTTGTTCGAAGGATGACGACGGCTCGAAAAACATTGATTCGGGCGTTGTGGGCGAGTGGCACCAGACGAAGTGGAGCAACGAGGCATATGCGGATTTCGATGTCTACGTCGAGTTCCAGTCCGACGGGACGTTCAACATCTTCCAGAAGGTGGAAACTCCGACCTTTGTGTGCTATTCCGGCGATTTTGCGGTCAACGGTGCGCAGCTTTCGGGCCGTTACCGCGACGGTGAGCCTTGGGGCGCCAGCTACGCCTTTGAGTTGAGCGGAGACGGAAAAACGCTGACGATGATCAGCCAGACCGATAAGGCCGAGGAGAGCGTCTATACGAGAACTGCCATTCCCGAAGAGGTGCGGAACGCTCCCGAAGTGCGCTCCGCGCTTTCCGGTGCGTTGCTGCGGATTTTCTAA
- a CDS encoding alpha-L-fucosidase, protein MKNRWIVAACAAVCWTASAQTTAPYAPAPENLQARTAFQDAKFGIFLHWGLYSMLGSGEWTMTNRNINYQEYAKLANAFYPHDFDAAEWVSAIKSSGAGYVCFTTRHHDGFSMWDTAQTDYDIVDSTPYKQDIVKALSDECARQDIRLHLYYSLIDWYRDDCPRGRTGLGTGRPGTAISYERYYDFMKRQLTELLTDYGPVGAIWFDGVWDQDQNPDFDWKLRGLYDHIHAIRPACLVGNNHHLVPFEGEDIQIFERDLPGENTAGLSGQEIGRLPLETCQTMNGMWGYKITDLDYKSSKTLIHYLVRAAGRNGNLLLNIGPQPDGKLPATAVERLREMGEWLARYGESIYGTRGGDIPPHDWGVTTRKGDKLYVHVLDLQDDALYLQLAQRVKSARCLNNGERVKFDTLRGKGIVLNLEHVPEDTDRIIELTLR, encoded by the coding sequence ATGAAAAACCGCTGGATCGTTGCGGCCTGCGCCGCCGTTTGCTGGACGGCCTCCGCGCAGACGACTGCGCCCTATGCCCCGGCGCCTGAAAACCTGCAAGCCCGGACGGCGTTTCAGGACGCCAAATTCGGCATTTTCCTCCACTGGGGACTTTACTCCATGCTCGGCTCGGGCGAATGGACGATGACCAACCGCAATATCAATTATCAGGAGTACGCCAAGCTGGCCAATGCGTTTTATCCACATGATTTCGATGCCGCGGAGTGGGTCTCGGCCATCAAATCCTCGGGTGCAGGATACGTCTGCTTCACGACGCGCCACCACGACGGCTTCTCGATGTGGGACACCGCGCAGACGGATTACGACATCGTGGACTCCACGCCGTATAAACAGGATATTGTAAAGGCGCTCTCCGACGAGTGCGCCCGCCAGGACATCCGGCTGCACCTCTATTATTCGCTGATCGACTGGTACCGCGACGACTGCCCGCGCGGCAGGACCGGGCTGGGAACGGGCCGTCCCGGCACGGCGATCAGCTACGAGCGTTACTACGACTTTATGAAACGCCAGCTCACGGAGCTGCTGACGGACTACGGCCCGGTCGGCGCCATCTGGTTCGACGGGGTGTGGGACCAGGACCAGAACCCGGATTTCGACTGGAAACTCCGCGGGCTGTACGACCATATCCATGCCATCCGGCCGGCCTGTCTGGTGGGTAACAACCACCACCTGGTCCCGTTCGAAGGCGAGGACATCCAGATTTTCGAGCGCGACCTTCCGGGCGAGAACACCGCCGGGCTTTCGGGGCAGGAGATCGGCCGCCTGCCGCTCGAAACGTGCCAGACGATGAACGGCATGTGGGGCTACAAGATCACCGACCTCGATTACAAATCGTCGAAGACGCTGATCCACTACCTCGTTCGGGCTGCGGGCCGCAACGGGAACCTGCTGCTCAACATCGGCCCCCAACCCGACGGGAAACTGCCTGCGACGGCCGTCGAACGGCTGCGGGAGATGGGCGAATGGCTCGCCCGGTACGGCGAAAGCATCTACGGGACCCGCGGCGGCGACATCCCGCCCCACGACTGGGGCGTAACGACGCGCAAGGGCGACAAACTCTATGTGCATGTGCTCGATTTGCAGGACGATGCGCTGTACCTGCAGCTCGCGCAACGGGTGAAGAGCGCCCGGTGCCTGAACAACGGCGAGCGGGTGAAGTTCGACACGCTCCGGGGAAAAGGGATCGTCCTGAATCTGGAGCATGTTCCCGAGGATACCGACCGAATCATAGAACTCACTTTACGATGA
- a CDS encoding transglutaminase domain-containing protein — protein sequence MKKTTQLFAGLLMLTGVLSACSPAGNEGFMRRVETDFRHKQELLPRDDLFGIFDEPMTRQEREAMMFLYAYMPVGDMTDYPGDFYLENVRSALATRREMPWGDIVSDELFRHFVLPVRVNNENLDDSRRVFHDQLAPRVEGLPMYDAILEVNHWCHEKANYQPSDARTSSPLATVRTAHGRCGEESTLLVAALRSVGIPARQVYTPRWAHTDDNHAWVEAWADGRWHFLGACEPEPVLDLGWFNAPASRGMLMHTKVFGYYDGPEEVMKTTANYTEINVISNYAACAPLTVTVTDTAGSPVEGATVEFKLYNYAEFFTVSRKTTDGRGQASLSAGLGDMLVTAVRDGRFGIRKVSFGREPQATVALDHAIGDEFSFPVDIVSPAESANLPEVTAAQRAENDRRFNREDSIRNAYIATFPAQPAVDSFARAIGVKPGQIARFITASRGNHGEIMDFLREASRKGCTGRALQLLATLSEKDLRDTPSAVLADHLYNTDKDADAATVLAPRAANEMLTAYRSFLQREIPAADAAAFRRDPQHLAAWCRDSLTLRPELCTVSTTISPEGVWRSRTADKPSRKIFFVAAARSLGIPAWIDPVTGNLFYRHAGKDVPVDFESANDRQLETGRLKLRYEPIPRLDDPEYFRHFTLSRFDGQSFALLNYPDFEPWSARFDTPTDLETGYYMLATGSRLADGSVLANVSFLNIGPNRTTETDLPMRDNSEAVRVIGSFNSESKFIDARTGRETSVLLTAGRGYFVVGLVGVGQEPTDHALKDIAAKAAELEQWGRSIILLFPDETAYAKYAASPAASLPQTVTFGIDRDGSVRRQILDAMHLPGNVPLPVFIVGDTFNRVVFESHGYTIGLGDRFLHTIHQL from the coding sequence ATGAAAAAAACGACACAGCTATTCGCCGGCCTGCTTATGCTCACGGGCGTGTTGTCGGCGTGCTCCCCGGCCGGCAACGAGGGTTTCATGCGGCGCGTGGAGACCGATTTCCGCCACAAACAGGAACTGCTTCCCCGGGACGATCTGTTCGGGATATTCGACGAACCGATGACGCGGCAGGAGCGCGAGGCCATGATGTTCCTTTATGCCTATATGCCCGTGGGGGACATGACCGACTACCCGGGCGATTTTTATCTGGAAAACGTGCGCAGCGCGCTGGCCACCCGCCGGGAAATGCCGTGGGGAGACATCGTTTCCGACGAACTGTTCCGGCATTTCGTGCTGCCCGTGCGGGTGAACAACGAGAACCTCGACGATTCGCGCCGGGTGTTCCACGACCAGCTGGCGCCGCGCGTCGAAGGGTTGCCGATGTACGACGCCATCCTCGAAGTGAACCACTGGTGTCACGAAAAGGCCAACTACCAGCCGTCGGATGCGCGGACCAGTTCGCCGCTGGCCACCGTGCGCACGGCCCACGGCCGCTGCGGCGAGGAGTCGACGCTGCTCGTCGCGGCGCTGCGCTCGGTGGGCATTCCGGCCCGGCAGGTCTACACGCCCCGCTGGGCGCACACCGACGACAACCACGCCTGGGTCGAAGCCTGGGCCGACGGACGGTGGCATTTCCTCGGGGCCTGCGAGCCGGAACCGGTGCTCGACCTGGGGTGGTTCAACGCCCCGGCCAGCCGCGGGATGCTGATGCACACCAAGGTCTTCGGTTATTACGACGGCCCGGAGGAGGTGATGAAAACCACGGCCAACTACACCGAAATCAACGTGATTTCGAACTATGCCGCATGCGCTCCGCTCACCGTGACGGTCACCGACACGGCGGGCAGCCCCGTGGAGGGTGCGACCGTGGAGTTCAAACTTTACAATTACGCCGAGTTCTTCACCGTGTCGCGCAAAACGACCGACGGCCGGGGACAGGCGTCGCTGTCGGCAGGACTGGGCGACATGCTCGTCACGGCCGTCCGCGACGGGCGGTTCGGCATCCGGAAGGTCTCTTTCGGGCGGGAGCCGCAGGCGACGGTGGCGCTGGATCATGCGATCGGCGACGAATTCTCCTTTCCCGTCGACATCGTTTCCCCGGCCGAGAGCGCGAATTTGCCGGAGGTGACGGCCGCCCAGCGCGCGGAAAACGACCGCCGCTTCAACCGCGAAGACTCCATCCGCAACGCCTATATCGCCACGTTCCCCGCACAACCGGCCGTCGATTCGTTCGCCCGCGCCATCGGAGTGAAGCCCGGCCAGATCGCCCGGTTCATAACCGCATCGCGAGGCAATCACGGCGAGATCATGGATTTCCTGCGCGAAGCGAGCCGGAAAGGATGCACCGGGCGGGCGCTGCAACTGCTCGCCACGCTGTCGGAAAAAGACCTGCGCGACACGCCGTCGGCGGTGCTCGCAGACCATCTTTATAATACGGACAAGGATGCCGACGCCGCGACCGTGCTGGCTCCGCGTGCGGCCAACGAGATGCTCACCGCCTACCGGTCGTTTCTCCAGCGTGAAATCCCGGCGGCCGATGCCGCGGCATTCCGCCGTGACCCGCAGCATCTGGCGGCGTGGTGCCGCGACAGCCTGACGCTGCGTCCGGAGCTCTGCACCGTCTCCACGACCATCTCGCCCGAAGGCGTGTGGCGCAGCCGGACGGCCGACAAACCCTCGCGCAAGATCTTTTTCGTTGCCGCAGCCCGTTCGCTCGGCATTCCGGCATGGATCGACCCCGTGACCGGGAACCTCTTCTACCGCCACGCCGGAAAGGATGTGCCCGTCGATTTCGAGTCGGCGAACGACCGGCAGCTGGAAACCGGCCGGCTGAAACTGCGCTACGAGCCGATTCCGCGTCTCGACGATCCGGAATATTTCAGACACTTCACGCTCTCGCGCTTCGACGGGCAGTCGTTCGCGCTGCTGAACTACCCCGATTTCGAGCCATGGAGCGCGCGCTTCGACACACCCACCGACCTGGAAACCGGCTACTACATGCTCGCAACGGGCAGCCGCCTGGCCGACGGCAGCGTGCTGGCAAACGTGTCGTTCCTCAACATCGGGCCGAACCGGACGACCGAAACCGATCTACCGATGCGCGACAACTCGGAAGCGGTCCGCGTGATCGGCAGTTTCAACTCCGAATCGAAATTCATCGACGCCCGGACCGGCCGGGAGACCTCGGTGCTGCTCACCGCGGGACGCGGCTATTTCGTGGTCGGACTGGTCGGCGTCGGGCAGGAACCCACCGATCATGCGCTGAAGGACATCGCCGCCAAGGCCGCCGAACTGGAGCAATGGGGCCGTTCGATCATCCTGCTCTTCCCCGATGAAACGGCATACGCGAAATACGCGGCGTCACCCGCTGCCTCGCTGCCGCAAACCGTCACGTTCGGCATCGACCGCGACGGCTCCGTCCGCAGACAGATCCTCGACGCGATGCATCTGCCGGGGAACGTTCCGCTTCCGGTGTTTATCGTCGGCGACACGTTCAACCGCGTCGTGTTCGAATCCCACGGTTACACGATCGGCCTGGGCGACCGTTTCCTGCACACCATACACCAATTATAA
- a CDS encoding copper homeostasis protein CutC, whose translation MTTELCTYTRNACDIARRTGVERIELCAAPLEGGTTPSAGLIRYARSLPGLRLSVMIRPRGGDFLYTDDEVALMAEEIRLAREYGADGVVFGLLTPAGEVDETRTAQLVREAEGMEVTFHRAFDMTRDSRQALEAVIRTGCRRVLTSGGRNTAQEGIGTLRALAAQAAGRIEVMAGSGVGPSNARLLAATGVDALHFSARRERESGMRFRNPQVSMGGCAGVPEYTLTDADESVVRQILAELG comes from the coding sequence ATGACGACTGAACTCTGCACCTATACCCGCAATGCATGCGACATCGCCCGGCGGACGGGCGTTGAGCGCATCGAACTCTGCGCCGCTCCCCTCGAAGGCGGCACGACCCCTTCCGCCGGACTGATCCGCTATGCCCGGAGCCTGCCGGGCCTGCGGCTGAGCGTGATGATACGCCCCCGGGGCGGAGATTTTCTCTACACCGACGACGAGGTGGCGCTGATGGCCGAAGAGATCCGCCTCGCCCGCGAATACGGAGCCGACGGGGTGGTTTTCGGACTGCTGACACCGGCCGGAGAGGTGGACGAGACGCGCACGGCGCAGCTCGTGCGCGAGGCCGAGGGGATGGAGGTGACGTTTCACCGGGCGTTCGACATGACGCGCGATTCCCGGCAGGCGCTCGAAGCGGTCATCCGCACCGGATGCCGCCGGGTGCTCACCTCCGGAGGCCGCAACACGGCGCAGGAGGGCATCGGAACGCTGCGTGCGCTGGCGGCGCAGGCGGCCGGACGCATCGAGGTCATGGCGGGGAGCGGCGTCGGTCCGTCGAACGCCCGACTGCTGGCCGCCACAGGGGTCGACGCCCTGCATTTCAGCGCCCGCCGGGAACGCGAAAGCGGCATGCGCTTCCGCAATCCGCAGGTTTCGATGGGCGGGTGTGCCGGTGTTCCCGAATACACCCTGACCGATGCCGACGAGAGCGTCGTGCGGCAGATCCTTGCCGAACTCGGCTGA
- a CDS encoding nitroreductase family protein encodes MEEYLARSASGQASRRPLVTLSRLLLKNRSHRGYDPRFIVREDQLRRIIGVNTRIPSARNQQVLRFRPVLADEAPGVLAEIRLGGALPELHLPLPGTGPNAFIIVCSTVPEDRYVDIDLGISVQSMLLQAAEIGLNGICIGAFDKERIRQKFHLESEPLLILAIGKGIEKIELVEISENDDHRYFRKDGIHYVPKVRVEDLIIG; translated from the coding sequence ATGGAAGAGTACCTGGCCCGTTCGGCATCCGGCCAGGCCAGTCGCCGGCCGCTGGTAACATTGAGCCGGCTGTTGCTGAAAAACCGCAGCCATCGCGGCTACGATCCCCGCTTCATCGTGCGCGAAGACCAGCTTCGCCGCATTATCGGGGTCAATACCCGCATCCCCTCGGCGCGGAATCAGCAGGTCCTGCGATTCCGGCCCGTCCTGGCGGACGAAGCGCCCGGGGTCTTGGCCGAAATCCGCCTCGGAGGGGCCCTGCCCGAGCTTCATTTACCGCTTCCGGGAACCGGGCCGAACGCTTTCATCATCGTCTGCTCGACGGTTCCGGAAGATCGTTATGTCGATATTGATTTGGGTATTTCGGTTCAGAGCATGCTGCTCCAGGCGGCTGAAATCGGACTGAACGGCATCTGTATCGGCGCGTTTGACAAAGAGCGGATCCGGCAGAAATTCCATCTGGAGTCCGAGCCGCTGCTGATCCTGGCCATCGGCAAAGGCATCGAGAAAATCGAATTGGTGGAGATTTCCGAAAACGACGATCACCGTTATTTCCGCAAGGACGGCATACACTATGTCCCTAAAGTCCGTGTGGAAGATCTGATTATCGGGTAA
- the dinB gene encoding DNA polymerase IV has translation MSQRKIIHIDMDAFYASVEQRDRPEYRGRPIAVGYDGPRGVVATASYEARPYGVHSALSSVLAKRLCPELIFVPARFDVYKAVSRQIRAIFGEYTELVEPLSLDEAFLDVSHVRSATLVAREIKAHILAETGLTASAGISVNKMLAKIASDYRKPDGLFTIPPERIEEFVAGLPVERFFGIGEVTAEKMHRLGIRTGADLRLWNEAALVQQFGKAGHSYYGYARGIDEREVTPNRVRKSLGAETTFAEDTDDRERLRLELSAVREEVWNRVMRHEFRGKTVVLKLKFDNFRQITRSKTLFTPVDSAETLRRVSEELLAAADFHGRKIRLIGLTVGNSPEACPECVQLRFDFGNPET, from the coding sequence ATGTCCCAACGCAAGATTATCCATATCGACATGGATGCCTTTTACGCATCCGTAGAGCAGCGCGACCGTCCCGAATACCGGGGCCGTCCGATCGCCGTCGGATATGACGGACCGCGCGGGGTCGTCGCCACGGCAAGCTACGAAGCCCGCCCCTATGGGGTTCATTCGGCCCTCTCGTCCGTGCTGGCGAAGCGGCTGTGTCCGGAACTGATCTTCGTTCCGGCACGGTTCGATGTCTACAAAGCCGTTTCCCGACAGATCCGCGCCATCTTCGGCGAATACACCGAACTCGTGGAGCCTCTCTCGCTCGACGAAGCGTTTCTCGACGTGAGCCACGTCCGTTCGGCGACGCTGGTCGCCCGCGAAATCAAAGCCCACATCCTCGCCGAAACCGGACTGACGGCCTCGGCCGGAATCTCGGTCAACAAGATGCTGGCAAAGATCGCCTCCGACTATCGGAAACCCGACGGACTGTTCACGATCCCGCCGGAGCGGATCGAGGAGTTCGTAGCCGGACTGCCCGTCGAACGCTTTTTCGGCATCGGCGAAGTGACGGCCGAAAAGATGCACCGCCTCGGCATCCGTACGGGAGCCGACCTGCGGCTCTGGAACGAAGCGGCACTCGTGCAGCAGTTCGGGAAGGCCGGACACAGCTATTACGGCTATGCCCGGGGCATCGACGAACGGGAGGTCACGCCGAACCGGGTCCGCAAGTCGCTCGGAGCCGAAACGACCTTTGCCGAAGACACGGACGACCGGGAACGGCTGCGGCTCGAACTGTCGGCCGTGCGCGAGGAGGTCTGGAACCGGGTGATGCGGCATGAATTTCGGGGCAAGACCGTCGTCCTGAAGCTCAAGTTCGACAACTTCCGGCAGATAACCCGCTCGAAAACCCTATTCACGCCCGTCGATTCGGCAGAGACCCTCCGGCGCGTGTCGGAAGAACTGCTGGCCGCGGCGGATTTCCACGGGCGTAAAATCCGGCTGATCGGCCTTACGGTCGGCAACTCGCCGGAGGCCTGCCCGGAGTGCGTGCAGCTGCGGTTCGACTTCGGGAACCCGGAAACGTAA
- the thrC gene encoding threonine synthase: MNYYSTRDWERAHGCSLREAAMMGLAPDGGLFVPERIPQADMALAERLAGESYAALAGYLAGLFFGGDFDSQAVQRELDGLYDFPVPLRVVGRGRYTLELFHGPTCAFKDFGAGFMGRMTGLLGAADEKLVILTATSGDTGSAVAHGFHNVPGVEVVVLYPEGKISRLQECQMTALGGNIHPLRVAGTFDDCQRLVKELFADAPFRKRRRVTSANSINLLRWIPQAFYYFYGYCQWRQATGGDRPVVVVPSGNYGNLAAGMLARRMGLPLGGFVAASNVNDVVPEFIRTGVYRPRPSVRTPANAMDVGAPSNFERMLWLCDGDPEMLRAELEGFRCDDASIRRTIDELYERHGYFSDPHSAVGYAASAAVDKPGFYLSTAHPAKFGEVIESVTGSRVPLLERLERLTRRPQFSEPLAADLAAFEEFVANV; this comes from the coding sequence ATGAATTATTACAGTACGAGAGATTGGGAACGGGCGCACGGCTGTTCGCTGCGCGAGGCCGCGATGATGGGGCTGGCCCCCGACGGGGGGCTGTTCGTCCCCGAACGGATTCCGCAGGCCGACATGGCCCTTGCGGAGCGTCTGGCCGGCGAATCCTACGCCGCGTTGGCGGGTTATCTGGCGGGGTTGTTCTTCGGCGGCGATTTCGATTCGCAGGCCGTGCAGCGTGAACTGGACGGCCTTTACGACTTCCCCGTGCCCCTGCGCGTGGTCGGCCGGGGACGCTATACGCTGGAACTGTTCCACGGTCCGACCTGCGCCTTCAAGGATTTCGGCGCCGGGTTCATGGGCCGGATGACAGGCCTGCTGGGCGCCGCCGATGAAAAACTGGTGATTCTCACGGCCACCTCGGGCGATACGGGCAGCGCCGTGGCGCACGGGTTTCACAATGTGCCGGGCGTCGAGGTCGTGGTGCTCTATCCCGAAGGGAAGATCAGCCGCCTGCAGGAGTGCCAGATGACCGCCCTGGGCGGCAACATCCATCCGCTGCGCGTCGCCGGAACGTTCGACGATTGCCAGCGGCTCGTGAAGGAGCTGTTCGCCGACGCCCCGTTCCGCAAGCGGCGACGGGTGACGTCGGCCAATTCGATCAACCTGCTGCGCTGGATTCCGCAGGCGTTCTACTATTTCTACGGTTATTGCCAGTGGCGGCAGGCCACGGGCGGCGACCGTCCTGTCGTCGTCGTGCCGAGCGGCAATTACGGAAACCTCGCCGCCGGAATGCTGGCCCGGCGCATGGGACTGCCCCTCGGGGGCTTCGTCGCCGCCTCGAACGTCAACGATGTCGTGCCCGAGTTCATCCGCACGGGCGTCTACCGCCCGAGGCCGTCGGTGCGGACTCCGGCCAATGCGATGGATGTCGGCGCACCGAGCAATTTCGAACGGATGCTGTGGCTCTGCGACGGCGATCCGGAGATGCTGCGCGCCGAACTGGAGGGATTCCGCTGCGACGATGCCTCGATCCGCCGCACGATCGACGAGCTGTATGAGCGCCACGGCTATTTCTCCGATCCGCACAGCGCCGTCGGCTATGCGGCCTCGGCGGCCGTGGACAAGCCGGGTTTTTACCTCTCCACGGCGCATCCCGCCAAGTTCGGAGAGGTCATCGAATCGGTGACCGGATCGCGGGTGCCGCTTCTGGAGCGGCTCGAACGGCTGACGCGGCGGCCGCAATTCTCCGAACCGCTGGCGGCCGATCTTGCCGCCTTCGAAGAGTTCGTGGCGAACGTCTGA
- a CDS encoding homoserine kinase has translation MKHIKVFAPGTVANLGCGFDVMGLTLDGVGDVLEVGVAENAEGFEIRNRSGMELPGNVEENVITPAVRALLEAYGRPVRIEVEILEKIAPGSGIGSSAASSAAAVYGVNELLGRPFSGKQLVEFAMMGEALLGGTPHADNVGPALLGGVVLVRGYRPFDIVRLPVPDNFFYAVAHPGIVVSTREAREALPKRIPLSDAVAQWGNVGGLVAGFALRDVALIGRSMHDVVAEPYRKGFIPGYDALKEQVLAGGALAMNIAGSGPSVFALASNYEAAVRISGEMKRHFEGLGIGCNSYAGRVSNAGARVVE, from the coding sequence ATGAAACATATTAAGGTTTTCGCGCCGGGAACGGTCGCGAATCTGGGGTGCGGTTTCGATGTGATGGGCCTTACGCTCGACGGCGTGGGCGACGTGCTGGAAGTGGGCGTTGCGGAAAATGCCGAAGGATTCGAAATCCGTAACCGCAGCGGGATGGAACTCCCCGGAAATGTCGAAGAAAACGTCATCACGCCCGCCGTACGGGCCTTGCTCGAAGCTTACGGCCGTCCGGTGCGGATCGAGGTGGAGATTCTCGAAAAGATCGCTCCCGGCAGCGGCATCGGGTCGAGCGCCGCCTCGTCGGCCGCCGCCGTCTACGGGGTCAACGAACTGCTGGGCCGCCCGTTCTCGGGCAAGCAGCTGGTGGAGTTCGCCATGATGGGCGAGGCGTTGCTGGGCGGCACGCCCCATGCCGACAATGTAGGCCCCGCGCTGTTGGGCGGCGTGGTGCTGGTCCGCGGCTACCGGCCGTTCGACATCGTGCGGCTGCCCGTGCCCGACAACTTTTTCTACGCCGTGGCGCATCCCGGCATCGTGGTCAGCACCCGGGAGGCGCGCGAGGCGCTTCCGAAGCGGATTCCTCTGTCGGATGCCGTTGCGCAGTGGGGCAACGTCGGCGGACTGGTCGCCGGGTTCGCGCTGCGCGACGTGGCGCTGATCGGCCGTTCGATGCACGACGTCGTGGCGGAGCCGTACCGCAAGGGATTCATCCCCGGGTACGACGCGCTGAAGGAGCAGGTGCTGGCCGGAGGCGCGCTGGCCATGAACATCGCCGGATCGGGCCCCTCGGTTTTCGCGCTGGCCTCCAATTACGAGGCTGCCGTGCGGATCTCCGGGGAGATGAAGCGGCATTTCGAAGGGTTGGGAATCGGTTGTAATAGCTATGCGGGCCGCGTGTCGAATGCCGGGGCGCGGGTTGTCGAATAA